A genome region from Streptomyces antimycoticus includes the following:
- a CDS encoding acetate--CoA ligase family protein, producing the protein MYPYSDAAEELQRRGVPVFRAIEEAARSLGMLARRTAADPALRPLPDPLPPVADDGYWSARELIRAVGVHFPAARLVTTADEAVEAAREIGGRVVVKALGLLHKSDSGGVALGLAGDPAVRTAVADMAERLSPPGYCVEAMADLRDGVELIVGVRRDPRFGPVTMLGLGGVTAEVLRDVAFALAPLTPGQARELLGRLRSAALLHGVRGRPAADLDALAHTIAVITEVAAAHPEIAELEVNPLLATARGCQGLDARIVLG; encoded by the coding sequence ATGTATCCCTACAGCGACGCCGCCGAGGAACTGCAGCGACGCGGTGTCCCCGTCTTCCGTGCCATCGAGGAAGCGGCACGCAGCCTCGGGATGCTGGCCCGGCGCACCGCCGCCGACCCCGCGCTGCGGCCTCTGCCCGACCCGCTGCCGCCGGTGGCGGACGACGGCTACTGGAGCGCACGGGAGCTGATCCGCGCCGTGGGTGTGCACTTCCCGGCGGCGCGCCTGGTCACGACCGCGGACGAGGCCGTGGAGGCGGCCCGCGAGATCGGCGGCAGGGTCGTGGTCAAGGCGCTCGGCCTGCTGCACAAGTCCGACTCCGGTGGTGTCGCGCTCGGGCTCGCGGGCGATCCGGCGGTCCGCACCGCCGTCGCCGACATGGCCGAGCGGTTGTCTCCACCGGGGTACTGCGTCGAGGCCATGGCGGATCTGCGCGACGGTGTCGAATTGATCGTCGGTGTCCGGCGCGACCCCCGGTTCGGGCCGGTCACCATGCTCGGCCTCGGCGGGGTCACCGCCGAGGTGCTGCGCGACGTGGCCTTCGCGCTCGCCCCGCTCACCCCCGGGCAGGCCCGTGAGCTCCTGGGCCGGCTGCGCTCCGCGGCGCTGCTGCACGGCGTACGTGGCCGGCCCGCCGCCGATCTCGACGCACTCGCCCACACCATCGCCGTCATCACCGAAGTGGCGGCGGCCCATCCGGAGATCGCCGAGCTGGAAGTCAACCCGCTGCTCGCCACTGCGCGCGGATGCCAGGGCCTGGACGCCCGCATCGTCCTGGGCTGA
- a CDS encoding cytosine permease — protein MPPLAERHGKVWHLFPVWFAGDAHLATIATGAIGVALGGNLIWTAIAIVLGNVLGTFFMAFHSTQGPQLVLQCGFVIYPAGPSVERRW, from the coding sequence ATGCCGCCCCTCGCCGAACGCCACGGCAAGGTCTGGCATCTGTTCCCCGTCTGGTTCGCCGGGGACGCGCATCTCGCCACCATCGCCACCGGCGCCATCGGGGTGGCACTCGGCGGCAATCTGATCTGGACGGCCATCGCCATCGTGCTCGGCAACGTTCTGGGCACCTTCTTCATGGCCTTCCACTCCACCCAGGGCCCACAGCTAGTACTCCAGTGCGGTTTCGTGATCTATCCAGCGGGTCCGTCGGTGGAGCGTCGTTGGTAG
- a CDS encoding PRC-barrel domain-containing protein translates to MIHAADVREWRNHDVVDIESHKIGVLEAVYVDTTTDEPAMATVRTGLPTRHRLVFVPIEDAIAGPGYLRVGYVRTLVKQAPSIGTDDVLPAEQEEAIFKHYGLAYKPGGAGERQLARR, encoded by the coding sequence ATGATTCACGCGGCCGACGTCCGAGAATGGCGCAACCACGATGTCGTCGACATCGAGTCACACAAGATCGGTGTCCTTGAGGCGGTCTATGTGGACACCACCACCGATGAGCCGGCCATGGCCACGGTACGGACCGGACTGCCTACCCGGCATCGTCTGGTCTTCGTCCCTATCGAGGACGCGATCGCCGGGCCGGGCTATCTCAGGGTCGGCTATGTCAGAACGCTGGTGAAGCAGGCCCCTTCGATCGGCACCGATGACGTGCTGCCCGCCGAACAGGAGGAAGCAATCTTCAAGCACTACGGACTGGCCTACAAGCCCGGTGGGGCCGGCGAACGGCAACTGGCGCGCCGCTGA
- a CDS encoding ANTAR domain-containing protein, translating to MFADAALEAGARAVFSLPLQLGAISPGVLDLYADVPTVLDTEELADSMAFADLATLLLLDTRLDETGAPTGGPMPDHSFEDLGAYRAEIDQASGILTVQLGVGIEEAFVRLRAYAYAQGRRLADVAADVVARRLRFSPDAPPDQTEEE from the coding sequence GTGTTCGCCGATGCGGCCCTGGAAGCCGGAGCCCGCGCGGTGTTCTCGCTCCCCCTGCAGCTGGGGGCGATCAGCCCGGGAGTTCTGGACCTGTACGCCGACGTTCCGACCGTACTGGACACGGAGGAACTGGCCGACTCAATGGCGTTCGCCGATCTCGCGACGCTGCTCCTGCTCGATACAAGGCTCGACGAGACGGGCGCGCCGACCGGTGGGCCGATGCCGGACCACAGCTTCGAGGACCTGGGCGCGTACCGGGCGGAGATCGACCAGGCCAGCGGCATCCTGACCGTTCAACTCGGAGTCGGCATCGAAGAAGCCTTCGTCCGGCTCCGCGCCTACGCCTATGCGCAGGGACGCCGGCTCGCCGACGTGGCCGCGGACGTGGTGGCCCGTCGGCTTCGTTTCTCCCCGGACGCGCCGCCGGATCAGACCGAGGAGGAGTAG
- a CDS encoding TetR/AcrR family transcriptional regulator, translating to MSTGTKTEPRTDEDRRARILDATWQLIAERGFHAVRISDIAKVCGTSTGTVHYYFPGKNDVLAEALKYCVDRAFARQSTQLRAVHNAHERLLKLIDMQLPRVGQVRDEWAIWLQYWAEATIRPEFRPAHNEYYARWQETVRRIVQRGRRQGVFRADADPHVVALRLTALTDGAAIQVLTGVPGMTIGTMRELLVDFVHQELVAGAR from the coding sequence GTGAGCACCGGCACGAAGACGGAGCCCAGGACCGACGAGGACCGCAGGGCGAGGATCCTGGACGCCACGTGGCAGCTGATCGCCGAGCGCGGCTTCCACGCCGTGCGCATCTCCGACATCGCCAAGGTCTGCGGCACCAGCACCGGCACGGTGCACTACTACTTCCCGGGGAAGAACGACGTACTTGCAGAGGCCCTCAAGTACTGCGTCGACCGGGCGTTCGCCCGCCAGTCCACCCAACTGCGTGCCGTGCACAACGCACACGAGCGGCTGCTGAAGCTGATCGACATGCAGCTGCCACGGGTCGGCCAGGTCCGGGACGAGTGGGCCATCTGGCTGCAGTACTGGGCCGAGGCCACCATCCGCCCCGAGTTCCGCCCGGCCCACAACGAGTACTACGCACGCTGGCAGGAGACGGTTCGCCGGATCGTCCAGCGCGGCCGGCGGCAGGGAGTCTTCCGCGCGGACGCCGATCCGCATGTCGTCGCACTGCGGCTGACCGCACTCACCGACGGCGCGGCGATCCAGGTGCTGACCGGAGTGCCCGGCATGACCATCGGCACCATGCGCGAACTCCTCGTGGATTTCGTCCACCAGGAGCTGGTGGCCGGCGCACGCTGA
- a CDS encoding acyl-CoA dehydrogenase family protein has translation MEFALSPRLAELKQRAAGLTGKIMQFEDECEANNGLPPETHAVIRDEVLAHGLQAINMPADWGGAGLTILEQVVVQDELGKLTNALWDAVWRPANCLSACTPEQRERYLAPDIEGRRRDAVAITEEHAGSDPSRIRTTATRDGDGYVLNGEKWFVTVGDAADFLIVLAYVRPDNEPTMFLVDKDTPGVSVKRTPRYTHTFVYEHPEFLFQDVQVGQDAVLGRIGEGYDLTRDWFTEERLMIAARTIGAAERALRLAVDWAKEREQGGDVLMNRQLIQGMIADSVTEIATNRAFTHQVAWEFDQGGDRKTLHAKAATAKLAASEASNRIVDRCVQIFGGRGYMRDMPVERLWRELRVDRIWEGTSEIQRLVVANEVGKRGLDDLLSFTAGS, from the coding sequence GTGGAATTCGCCCTCAGCCCCCGTCTGGCCGAACTGAAGCAGCGTGCCGCCGGCCTGACCGGCAAGATCATGCAGTTCGAGGACGAGTGCGAGGCCAACAACGGTCTGCCGCCCGAAACCCACGCCGTCATCCGCGACGAGGTGCTCGCCCATGGCCTGCAGGCCATCAACATGCCCGCCGACTGGGGCGGCGCGGGCCTCACCATCCTGGAACAGGTCGTGGTCCAGGACGAGTTGGGCAAGCTCACCAACGCCCTGTGGGACGCGGTATGGCGTCCCGCCAACTGCCTGAGCGCCTGCACTCCCGAACAGCGCGAGCGCTACCTCGCCCCGGACATCGAGGGCCGCCGCCGCGACGCGGTGGCCATCACCGAGGAGCACGCCGGCTCCGACCCCTCCCGGATCCGCACCACGGCCACCCGGGACGGCGACGGCTATGTCCTCAACGGCGAGAAGTGGTTTGTGACCGTCGGCGACGCGGCGGACTTCCTCATCGTCCTCGCCTATGTGCGGCCGGACAACGAGCCGACGATGTTCCTCGTCGACAAGGACACCCCCGGCGTCTCCGTCAAGCGCACCCCCCGCTACACCCACACCTTCGTCTACGAACACCCCGAGTTCCTCTTCCAGGACGTCCAGGTCGGCCAGGACGCCGTCCTCGGCAGGATCGGCGAGGGGTACGACCTGACCCGCGACTGGTTCACCGAGGAGCGGCTGATGATCGCCGCGCGTACCATCGGCGCCGCCGAGCGCGCGCTGCGGCTGGCCGTCGACTGGGCCAAGGAGCGCGAGCAGGGCGGGGATGTACTGATGAACCGCCAGCTCATCCAGGGGATGATCGCCGACTCGGTGACCGAGATCGCCACCAACCGCGCCTTCACCCACCAGGTGGCCTGGGAGTTCGACCAGGGTGGCGACCGCAAGACCCTGCACGCCAAGGCCGCCACCGCCAAGCTCGCCGCCTCCGAGGCGTCCAACCGCATCGTCGACCGCTGTGTGCAGATCTTCGGCGGCCGCGGCTATATGCGGGACATGCCGGTCGAGCGGCTGTGGCGCGAGCTGCGGGTGGACCGGATCTGGGAGGGCACCTCCGAGATCCAGCGGCTGGTCGTCGCCAACGAGGTCGGCAAGCGCGGCCTGGACGACCTGCTGTCCTTCACCGCCGGGAGCTGA
- a CDS encoding ATP-grasp domain-containing protein, protein MPTMIVIGHRDGLDQALQRRGLDPFYIAQAPANTPKGRRFRCVTDMENAQEILRAALSAPLDDIAGVLTVHEMGVFGAAYLRQQLVLPGNTDSKATLYFRDKYLQKSKLPPQVKRARCRYVPVGTSFTDLANDLGDVFVVKPATGAGALRTSIVRSPDEYAQAVQLFSGQSDVEIVAESFIDASEVYIDGIWKNGDLQWSSMSRNHISPLSAVQGGVLAAHILDRKRYSPLFQQAETLARQALTSLDAPDCVFHLEAFTEEAGLTFGECAIRLPGALSPQINKLTFGVDLFDVEISLALGEEVTQPLDSSDPDRFYGYILLRRPKNGNLTQRDFERHFPFDEIQYSSSPDAPVGPYGRVGQAIVSDQDELKLQQTIEEIVRFNEVGSGYPESPGE, encoded by the coding sequence ATGCCGACGATGATTGTCATCGGACATAGGGACGGTCTGGACCAGGCACTGCAGCGCCGAGGCTTGGATCCCTTCTATATCGCGCAGGCGCCGGCGAACACACCAAAGGGCCGACGCTTCAGGTGTGTCACCGACATGGAGAACGCCCAGGAGATATTGCGCGCAGCGCTCTCCGCACCCCTCGATGATATAGCAGGAGTGCTGACCGTCCATGAAATGGGCGTCTTCGGGGCAGCCTATCTGCGGCAGCAGTTGGTCCTTCCCGGCAACACCGATTCGAAGGCAACGCTCTATTTCCGGGACAAGTACCTGCAGAAGAGCAAGTTGCCGCCGCAGGTCAAGCGAGCACGCTGCCGATATGTGCCCGTCGGTACGTCCTTCACGGATCTTGCCAACGACCTGGGAGACGTCTTCGTGGTCAAGCCGGCGACCGGAGCCGGCGCCCTCCGCACGAGCATCGTCCGATCCCCGGACGAATACGCGCAGGCCGTGCAGTTGTTCTCCGGGCAGTCGGATGTCGAGATCGTCGCCGAGTCCTTCATAGACGCCTCGGAAGTCTATATAGACGGCATCTGGAAGAACGGCGACCTTCAATGGTCGTCCATGAGTCGCAACCACATATCACCGCTAAGTGCTGTACAGGGCGGCGTCCTGGCCGCCCACATACTGGACAGAAAGCGGTATTCACCACTCTTCCAGCAAGCGGAGACGCTCGCCAGACAGGCACTCACAAGCCTCGACGCGCCGGATTGCGTGTTCCATCTGGAAGCGTTCACAGAGGAAGCGGGACTGACTTTCGGTGAGTGCGCCATCCGTCTCCCGGGGGCGCTCTCCCCTCAGATCAATAAGCTGACATTCGGCGTCGATCTCTTCGACGTCGAAATCAGCCTCGCGCTCGGGGAAGAGGTGACCCAGCCACTGGACAGCAGTGACCCGGATCGCTTCTACGGCTACATCCTTCTCCGTCGCCCGAAGAACGGCAATTTGACGCAGAGAGATTTCGAACGCCACTTCCCTTTCGATGAGATCCAGTATTCTTCGTCACCTGATGCCCCGGTCGGGCCGTATGGCCGCGTTGGACAGGCAATCGTATCCGATCAGGATGAGCTGAAGCTGCAGCAAACGATCGAGGAAATCGTGCGATTCAACGAAGTCGGCAGCGGATATCCCGAGTCCCCGGGCGAGTAG
- a CDS encoding STAS domain-containing protein — protein sequence MPLPLLTVYRHDRRERALITLAGEIDLESAPLVRVSLERCLREGIRTIDVDLTPVTFCDCSGLNAFLRAAQQTTVVGGTLRLHHPPTMLAWILDLAGCGFLLLGLPFGHLPPPLGDTPAAPLPAPPHRSVPLAPVLGRWR from the coding sequence ATGCCCCTGCCGCTGCTCACCGTCTACCGCCATGACCGAAGGGAACGGGCGCTGATCACTCTGGCCGGTGAGATCGATCTCGAATCCGCGCCGTTGGTGCGCGTGTCCCTGGAGAGGTGCTTGCGAGAAGGTATCCGCACCATCGACGTCGACCTCACCCCCGTCACCTTCTGCGACTGCAGCGGACTCAACGCATTCCTCCGCGCTGCGCAGCAGACCACCGTGGTCGGCGGGACCCTGCGACTGCACCACCCTCCGACGATGCTGGCCTGGATTCTCGACCTCGCTGGCTGCGGGTTCCTGCTCCTCGGCCTTCCGTTCGGCCACCTGCCACCTCCTCTCGGCGACACGCCGGCCGCGCCACTTCCAGCCCCGCCGCACCGGTCTGTCCCGCTTGCGCCTGTTCTCGGGCGATGGCGATGA
- a CDS encoding SDR family NAD(P)-dependent oxidoreductase, giving the protein MRTDQPAPPGGGLRPDVHTGKVALVTGGGTGIGRATALDLAAGGARVVICGRRPEPLAEVADQIEALGGSCVTVSADIREEGSVTTVVGHALEAFGPVDVLVNNAGGQFTAPAEEISPGGRRAVHRLAVDATWAMTREVARRAMIPQRSGAVFFIAFSPRRGIPGFAHAASARAAVENLAAGLSLEWSRYGIRTVCVAPGTIATGGLDDHYTAEDRERWERSVPLGRLGRPEDVSGLISFLASPRAPTSPAPPLWSTAERTPGVPGTPCPTSPRRNPTSPRRTRPPRTTHDPLRH; this is encoded by the coding sequence GTGCGGACTGATCAACCCGCGCCGCCGGGCGGCGGACTACGGCCGGATGTCCACACCGGCAAGGTCGCTCTGGTGACCGGCGGAGGCACCGGAATCGGCCGGGCCACCGCACTGGACCTGGCCGCCGGCGGAGCGCGCGTCGTGATCTGCGGACGCCGCCCGGAGCCTCTGGCGGAAGTCGCCGATCAGATCGAGGCCCTCGGCGGCTCCTGCGTCACCGTGTCCGCGGACATCCGCGAGGAGGGCAGCGTCACCACGGTCGTCGGCCACGCACTCGAGGCGTTCGGCCCCGTCGATGTCCTGGTCAACAACGCGGGCGGACAGTTCACGGCGCCCGCCGAGGAGATCAGCCCGGGCGGCCGGCGGGCCGTGCACCGGCTCGCCGTCGACGCCACCTGGGCGATGACCCGCGAGGTCGCCCGTCGGGCAATGATTCCGCAGCGCTCCGGCGCCGTGTTCTTCATCGCCTTCTCTCCGCGCCGCGGCATTCCCGGCTTCGCCCATGCCGCCTCCGCGCGGGCCGCGGTGGAGAACCTGGCGGCCGGGCTCAGCCTGGAATGGAGCCGGTACGGCATCCGCACCGTGTGCGTGGCCCCCGGCACCATCGCCACCGGGGGGCTGGACGACCACTACACCGCAGAGGACCGGGAACGCTGGGAGAGGTCGGTGCCGCTGGGCAGGCTCGGCCGGCCCGAGGACGTCTCCGGCCTCATCTCCTTCCTCGCCTCCCCCAGGGCTCCTACATCACCGGCACCACCGTTGTGGTCGACGGCGGAGCGGACGCCTGGGGTGCCGGGCACCCCGTGCCCGACCTCGCCACGCCGGAACCCGACCTCGCCACGCCGGACTCGTCCCCCAAGGACCACCCATGACCCTCTCCGCCACTGA
- a CDS encoding ANTAR domain-containing protein, with translation MGNAPAGQDVVALRAENDQLRRALAGRAVIDQARGMVMVLTPCRRGAAGDLLVDVSRQCDARLPEVAAALVGAWEGKPLPGRIQRELCRTLRRFHAENQGCDSRQPGGSSR, from the coding sequence GTGGGGAACGCACCTGCGGGCCAGGACGTCGTCGCACTGCGTGCCGAGAACGATCAGTTGCGGCGGGCGCTGGCCGGCCGTGCGGTCATCGACCAGGCCCGCGGCATGGTGATGGTCCTGACCCCCTGCCGCCGCGGGGCAGCCGGGGACCTGCTGGTGGATGTCTCACGGCAGTGCGACGCCAGACTTCCGGAGGTGGCCGCGGCGTTGGTCGGCGCCTGGGAGGGCAAGCCGCTCCCGGGCCGTATACAGCGGGAGCTGTGTCGTACGCTGCGGCGATTTCACGCGGAAAACCAGGGGTGCGACTCACGACAACCGGGCGGATCGTCCAGGTAG
- a CDS encoding ANTAR domain-containing protein — MPSAEDAALLAEVAELRSRSEQLGQALESRAVIDQARGMVMVLAPCSSNRAWDLLVDVSQHCNIKLRDVAAALVATTKDRRLPEPIQRELRRALRRLHMADRR, encoded by the coding sequence GTGCCTTCAGCGGAGGACGCCGCTTTGCTGGCCGAGGTCGCCGAACTGCGCTCCAGGAGCGAACAGTTGGGGCAGGCGCTGGAGAGCCGTGCGGTGATCGACCAGGCACGCGGCATGGTGATGGTCCTGGCGCCGTGTTCCAGCAACCGGGCCTGGGACCTGTTGGTGGACGTGTCGCAGCACTGCAACATCAAGCTCCGGGACGTGGCTGCGGCGCTGGTCGCCACGACGAAGGACCGGAGGCTCCCGGAACCGATACAGCGGGAGCTGCGCCGAGCACTGCGGCGCCTCCATATGGCGGACCGGAGATGA
- a CDS encoding enoyl-CoA hydratase/isomerase family protein, with protein sequence MWRGNDRQTARQEKHQRHDHHRHNARRIPKRRHRGDRAHRRTPRHRVLTLRRERKLNALSTHLESVLLDALHSQVRTSRAVVVTGVPRAFSAGADTGELRELTPERIAEYYRSSGAVYETFAALSQPTVAALSGYCIGGGLELALAADIRVADPDTVFGLPEVGIGILPSSGGVTRLVREVGPARTRDLVLRGRRFGAPEAYTWGLIGEIAEGGTVREKAVEIATELAAQPRLAVSVAKQVITAAADAPREAALLLEQLAYAALNRSG encoded by the coding sequence ATGTGGCGCGGCAACGACCGTCAAACAGCCAGGCAGGAGAAGCACCAGCGCCATGACCATCACCGACACAACGCCCGCCGCATCCCCAAACGCCGGCACCGTGGAGATCGCGCGCACCGGCGAACACCACGACATCGCGTCCTCACGCTGCGGCGCGAGCGGAAGCTCAACGCGCTCTCCACCCATCTGGAGTCCGTCCTGCTCGACGCCCTGCACAGCCAGGTGCGCACCAGCCGGGCCGTGGTCGTCACCGGAGTGCCGCGCGCCTTCTCGGCCGGGGCGGACACCGGCGAGCTGCGCGAGCTGACCCCCGAGAGGATCGCCGAGTATTACCGCTCGTCCGGCGCCGTGTACGAGACGTTCGCCGCCCTCTCCCAGCCCACGGTGGCGGCCCTGTCGGGTTACTGCATCGGCGGCGGACTGGAACTGGCGCTGGCCGCGGACATCCGGGTGGCCGACCCGGACACCGTCTTCGGCCTGCCCGAGGTTGGTATCGGCATTCTGCCCAGCTCCGGCGGGGTGACCCGGCTGGTACGGGAGGTCGGCCCGGCCCGCACCCGCGATCTGGTGCTGCGCGGCCGCCGCTTCGGGGCGCCGGAGGCGTACACCTGGGGGCTGATCGGCGAGATCGCCGAAGGGGGCACCGTACGGGAGAAGGCGGTGGAGATCGCCACGGAGCTGGCCGCGCAGCCGCGGCTCGCCGTCTCAGTCGCCAAGCAGGTGATCACTGCGGCCGCCGATGCTCCACGCGAGGCGGCGTTGCTGCTGGAACAGCTCGCGTACGCCGCGCTCAACCGAAGCGGCTGA
- a CDS encoding cytosine permease yields the protein MSTHQPMITRWPYPFPAGFATRSRSQTGVLGLPQMVQSRAQFGFVGALLVWVVALVTYIGYTPFNQVLVGSTMDHLADTPPSVSYIAYAVIGIVLAVVRYDFIHKASRWLTYLTGAGLAVFSVGIVVVAPFSADQLDLSAFTLAPFLIQLFHAAVYQLSWSIYVSDYSRYLPPTVGVRSSFWWTYLGAGFGGALMMLVGAVAAGLFPKLSLVDAVVKAGDQLFSGFGVVLLLLSVIPLFTIGTLNFYGGSLTLLSSIGSVKRVPLTLGTRIATLVVIGVASTGLAFSANDDFLTTFGDFLIVLGYLFTPWTAVNLIDFYVVRRGRYSIREIFNPRGIYGRWNWRGLTAYGVGFVSMLPFAVIGDVEGPLAHWVKGADVTMLVGLAVSSLLYLVLCRSLDIDAERAVIASADAGLDPDHAGHQADAGHHA from the coding sequence TTGTCCACACACCAACCGATGATCACGCGGTGGCCGTACCCGTTCCCAGCCGGGTTCGCCACAAGATCGCGAAGTCAGACTGGAGTACTAGGGCTGCCCCAAATGGTGCAGTCCCGGGCGCAGTTCGGATTCGTCGGCGCGCTGCTGGTGTGGGTCGTGGCGCTGGTGACGTACATCGGCTATACGCCCTTCAACCAGGTGTTGGTCGGCTCGACGATGGACCACCTGGCGGACACTCCCCCGTCGGTCAGCTATATCGCCTACGCCGTGATCGGCATCGTGCTCGCCGTCGTGAGATATGACTTCATCCACAAGGCGTCCCGGTGGCTGACGTATCTGACGGGCGCGGGCCTGGCCGTGTTCTCCGTGGGCATCGTGGTGGTCGCCCCCTTCAGCGCGGACCAGCTCGATCTGAGCGCCTTCACTCTCGCTCCCTTCCTGATCCAGCTGTTCCACGCCGCCGTCTACCAGCTCTCGTGGTCCATCTACGTCTCCGACTACTCCCGCTATCTTCCGCCGACGGTGGGGGTGCGCTCCTCGTTCTGGTGGACGTATCTGGGTGCGGGCTTCGGTGGCGCGTTGATGATGCTGGTGGGGGCGGTGGCCGCTGGGCTGTTCCCGAAGCTGAGCCTGGTGGATGCCGTGGTCAAAGCCGGTGACCAGCTATTTTCCGGTTTCGGTGTCGTGCTGTTGCTGTTGTCGGTGATCCCGCTGTTCACCATCGGCACCCTCAACTTCTACGGCGGCAGCCTCACACTGCTCTCCAGCATCGGTTCGGTGAAGCGGGTCCCGCTGACCCTGGGCACCCGCATCGCCACACTGGTGGTCATCGGCGTGGCCTCCACCGGGCTCGCCTTCAGTGCCAACGACGACTTCCTGACCACCTTCGGGGACTTCCTGATCGTCCTCGGCTACCTCTTCACACCGTGGACCGCGGTCAACCTGATCGACTTCTATGTGGTGCGGCGTGGCCGCTACTCGATCCGCGAGATCTTCAACCCTCGTGGCATCTACGGCCGCTGGAACTGGCGCGGGCTCACCGCCTATGGCGTCGGCTTCGTCTCGATGCTGCCGTTCGCCGTGATCGGCGACGTGGAGGGGCCGCTCGCCCACTGGGTCAAGGGCGCCGACGTCACCATGCTGGTCGGACTCGCCGTGTCGTCCCTGCTCTATCTGGTGCTGTGCCGCTCGCTCGACATCGACGCCGAGCGCGCCGTCATCGCGTCCGCCGACGCCGGTCTCGACCCGGACCACGCCGGACACCAGGCGGACGCCGGGCACCACGCATGA
- a CDS encoding CoA-binding protein, with protein MTLSATERRVPERDLGPLFSPNAVAIVGASNDQTKWGNWISVQALRMRQRRPVYLINRRGEPVLGERAYRSMAELPQRADLAVVAVPAAGFESAVEDALAAGARAIVGITSGFAELGAEGEARQTALARRVREAGAVLLGPNCLGVLDSGSELYLSSNPLPPGPVGLISQSGNMALELSRILAERGLGFSRFASLGNQADLTVADLIRSYTVHPGTKLIAVYSEDFGDGRDFVAAAAEATTMGKPVVLLTVGASEASVRGAKSHTGALVSDSSVIDAACRAAGIDRVSSPRQMAGLLEALHLFGAAPARRVAVLADGGGHASVACDLAERYGLSVPEFDPELSRLL; from the coding sequence ATGACCCTCTCCGCCACTGAGCGGCGCGTTCCGGAACGCGACCTCGGACCGCTGTTCTCACCGAACGCGGTCGCGATCGTCGGAGCCAGCAACGACCAGACCAAATGGGGCAACTGGATCAGTGTGCAGGCGCTGCGCATGCGGCAGCGGCGCCCGGTGTACCTGATCAACCGTCGTGGTGAACCGGTGCTCGGCGAGCGCGCCTACCGCTCCATGGCCGAACTCCCCCAGCGCGCCGACCTCGCGGTGGTCGCCGTCCCGGCGGCCGGGTTCGAGTCGGCGGTCGAGGACGCGCTCGCCGCCGGGGCACGCGCCATCGTCGGCATCACCTCGGGCTTCGCCGAACTCGGCGCCGAGGGCGAGGCGCGGCAGACGGCGCTGGCCAGGCGGGTGCGCGAGGCGGGTGCCGTGCTGCTGGGCCCCAACTGCCTGGGCGTCCTGGACAGCGGCAGCGAACTGTATCTCTCCTCGAATCCACTGCCGCCCGGCCCGGTGGGCCTGATCTCGCAGAGCGGCAACATGGCCCTGGAGCTCAGCCGGATCCTGGCCGAGCGGGGGCTCGGCTTCTCCCGCTTCGCCTCCCTCGGCAACCAGGCCGACCTCACCGTCGCCGACCTCATCCGGTCCTACACCGTGCACCCGGGGACCAAGCTGATCGCGGTATACAGCGAGGACTTCGGCGACGGCCGCGACTTCGTGGCAGCGGCTGCCGAGGCCACCACGATGGGCAAGCCCGTGGTGCTGCTCACCGTCGGCGCCAGCGAGGCCTCAGTACGCGGGGCCAAGTCGCACACCGGGGCACTGGTCAGCGACAGCTCGGTGATCGACGCGGCCTGCCGGGCCGCCGGGATCGACCGGGTGTCCAGCCCCCGTCAGATGGCCGGCCTGCTGGAGGCGCTGCATCTGTTCGGCGCGGCCCCCGCCCGCAGGGTAGCGGTGCTCGCCGACGGCGGCGGCCATGCCTCGGTCGCCTGTGACCTGGCCGAACGGTACGGGTTGTCCGTACCGGAGTTCGATCCCGAGCTGTCGCGGCTGCTGTGA